In Eschrichtius robustus isolate mEscRob2 chromosome 2, mEscRob2.pri, whole genome shotgun sequence, a single window of DNA contains:
- the PIN1 gene encoding peptidyl-prolyl cis-trans isomerase NIMA-interacting 1 translates to MADEEKLPPGWEKRMSRSSGRVYYFNHITNASQWERPSGNSTGGGKNGQGEPARVRCSHLLVKHSQSRRPSSWRQEKITRTKEEALELINGYIQKIKSGEEDFESLASQFSDCSSAKARGDLGAFSRGQMQKPFEDASFALRAGEMSGPVFTDSGIHIILRTE, encoded by the exons ATGGCGGACGAGGAGAAGCTGCCGCCCGGCTGGGAGAAGCGCATGAGCCGCAGCTCAG GCCGGGTGTACTACTTCAATCACATCACTAACGCCAGCCAGTGGGAGCGGCCGAGTGGCAATAGCACTGGCGGCGGCAAAAATGGACAAGGGGAGCCCGCCAGGGTCCGCTGCTCACACCTGCTGGTCAAGCACAGCCAGTCACGGCGGCCCTCGTCCTGGCGGCAGGAGAAGATCACCCGGACCAAGGAGGAGGCTCTGGAGCTGATCAATG GCTACATCCAGAAGATTAAGTCGGGAGAAGAGGACTTTGAATCTCTGGCCTCACAGTTCAGCGACTGCAGCTCCGCCAAGGCCAGGGGAGACCTGGGTGCCTTCAGCAGAG GTCAGATGCAGAAGCCATTTGAAGACGCCTCCTTTGCACTGCGGGCAGGGGAGATGAGCGGGCCCGTGTTCACGGATTCTGGCATCCACATCATCCTGCGCACGGAGTGA
- the FBXL12 gene encoding F-box/LRR-repeat protein 12 isoform X2, producing the protein MRPKVMWHLLRRYMASRLHSLRMGGYLFSGSQAPQLSPSLMRALGQKCPNLKRLCLHVANLSMVPITSLPCTLRTLELHSCEISMAWLLKEQDPTVLPLLECIVLDRVPAFRDEHLQGLTRFRALRSLVLGGTYRVTETGLDMGLQELSYLQRLEVLGCTLSADSTLLAVSRHLRDVRKIRLTVRGLSAPGLSVLEGMPALESLCLLGPLITPEMPSPHEILSSCLTMPKLRVLELQGLGWEGQEAERILSKGLPHCMVIVRACPKESMDWWM; encoded by the coding sequence ATGCGGCCTAAAGTCATGTGGCACCTCCTTCGCCGGTACATGGCATCCCGGCTCCATTCCCTGCGGATGGGCGGCTACCTGTTCTCGGGCTCCCAGGCTCCCCAGCTGTCCCCCTCCCTGATGAGGGCCCTGGGCCAGAAGTGCCCCAACCTCAAGCGTCTCTGCCTGCACGTGGCCAACCTGAGCATGGTGCCCATCACCAGCCTCCCCTGCACCCTGAGGACCCTGGAGCTGCACAGCTGTGAGATCTCCATGGCCTGGCTCCTCAAAGAGCAGGACCCCACCGTGCTGCCCCTGCTCGAGTGCATCGTGCTGGACCGCGTCCCCGCCTTCCGCGACGAGCACCTGCAGGGCCTGACGCGCTTCCGCGCGCTGCGCTCGCTGGTGCTGGGTGGCACCTACCGGGTGACCGAGACCGGGCTGGATATGGGCCTGCAGGAGCTGAGCTACCTGCAGAGGCTGGAGGTGCTGGGCTGCACCCTCTCGGCCGACAGCACCCTCCTGGCCGTCAGCCGCCACCTCCGAGATGTGCGGAAGATCCGGCTGACCGTGAGGGGCCTCTCGGCCCCTGGCCTGTCGGTCCTGGAGGGCATGCCGGCCCTGGAGAGTCTCTGCCTGCTGGGGCCGCTCATCACCCCAGAAATGCCTTCCCCGCATGAAATCCTCTCCTCCTGCCTCACCATGCCCAAGCTCAGGGTCCTTGAGctgcaggggctgggctgggagggtcAGGAGGCGGAGAGGATCCTGTCTAAGGGGCTACCCCACTGTATGGTCATTGTCAGGGCCTGCCCCAAAGAGTCCATGGACTGGTGGATGTGA
- the FBXL12 gene encoding F-box/LRR-repeat protein 12 isoform X1 has translation MATFADLPDSVLLEIFSYLPVRDRIRISRVCHRWKRLVDDRWLWRHVDLTLYTMRPKVMWHLLRRYMASRLHSLRMGGYLFSGSQAPQLSPSLMRALGQKCPNLKRLCLHVANLSMVPITSLPCTLRTLELHSCEISMAWLLKEQDPTVLPLLECIVLDRVPAFRDEHLQGLTRFRALRSLVLGGTYRVTETGLDMGLQELSYLQRLEVLGCTLSADSTLLAVSRHLRDVRKIRLTVRGLSAPGLSVLEGMPALESLCLLGPLITPEMPSPHEILSSCLTMPKLRVLELQGLGWEGQEAERILSKGLPHCMVIVRACPKESMDWWM, from the exons ATGGCGACGTTTGCGGACTTGCCGGACTCTGTCCTGTTGGAGATCTTCTCTTACCTCCCGGTTCGGGACAGGATCCGCATCTCCAG GGTCTGTCACCGCTGGAAGAGGCTGGTGGACGACCGGTGGCTGTGGCGACATGTCGACCTGACGCTCTACACG ATGCGGCCTAAAGTCATGTGGCACCTCCTTCGCCGGTACATGGCATCCCGGCTCCATTCCCTGCGGATGGGCGGCTACCTGTTCTCGGGCTCCCAGGCTCCCCAGCTGTCCCCCTCCCTGATGAGGGCCCTGGGCCAGAAGTGCCCCAACCTCAAGCGTCTCTGCCTGCACGTGGCCAACCTGAGCATGGTGCCCATCACCAGCCTCCCCTGCACCCTGAGGACCCTGGAGCTGCACAGCTGTGAGATCTCCATGGCCTGGCTCCTCAAAGAGCAGGACCCCACCGTGCTGCCCCTGCTCGAGTGCATCGTGCTGGACCGCGTCCCCGCCTTCCGCGACGAGCACCTGCAGGGCCTGACGCGCTTCCGCGCGCTGCGCTCGCTGGTGCTGGGTGGCACCTACCGGGTGACCGAGACCGGGCTGGATATGGGCCTGCAGGAGCTGAGCTACCTGCAGAGGCTGGAGGTGCTGGGCTGCACCCTCTCGGCCGACAGCACCCTCCTGGCCGTCAGCCGCCACCTCCGAGATGTGCGGAAGATCCGGCTGACCGTGAGGGGCCTCTCGGCCCCTGGCCTGTCGGTCCTGGAGGGCATGCCGGCCCTGGAGAGTCTCTGCCTGCTGGGGCCGCTCATCACCCCAGAAATGCCTTCCCCGCATGAAATCCTCTCCTCCTGCCTCACCATGCCCAAGCTCAGGGTCCTTGAGctgcaggggctgggctgggagggtcAGGAGGCGGAGAGGATCCTGTCTAAGGGGCTACCCCACTGTATGGTCATTGTCAGGGCCTGCCCCAAAGAGTCCATGGACTGGTGGATGTGA
- the UBL5 gene encoding ubiquitin-like protein 5, with translation MIEVVCNDRLGKKVRVKCNTDDTIGDLKKLIAAQTGTRWNKIVLKKWYTIFKDHVSLGDYEIHDGMNLELYYQ, from the exons ATGATCGAGGTTGTTTGCAACGACCGTCTGGGGAAGAAGGTCCGCGTTAAATGCAA TACTGATGACACCATAGGGGACCTTAAGAAGCTGATTGCAGCCCAAACTGGCACCCGTTGGAACAAGATCGTATTGAAGAAGTG GTACACGATTTTTAAGGACCACGTATCTCTGGGGGACT ATGAAATCCACGATGGGATGAACCTGGAGCTTTATTACCAATAG